Proteins encoded in a region of the Ziziphus jujuba cultivar Dongzao chromosome 3, ASM3175591v1 genome:
- the LOC107406337 gene encoding probable xyloglucan galactosyltransferase GT14 isoform X2: MNSGLDASLYLWNPNITVRDSSGKDLLRWVSKQPEWKRMWGRDHFLVTGRISWDFRRKTDNVSDWGSKFRFLPESMNMTMLSVESSSWKNDFAIPYPTYFHPSNHIEVLQWQTRMRNQNRPYLFTFAGAPRPELEKSIRGKIIEQCQASRVCKFIDCSSGGKNCDNPVNVMREFQSSVYCLQPSGDSYTRRSIFDSILSGCIPVFFHPGSAYSQYIWHFPKNHTKYSVFIPVKDVKGMPESIEKILLGISKDEEVGMREEVIRLIPKIVYSNPKAKSESFEDAFDIAVKRILYRVEDVRRVIREGGDPSLGFADGDDYKYTFPQKIG, translated from the exons ATGAATTCTG GACTAGATGCTAGTCTCTATCTTTGGAATCCCAACATTACAGTGAGAGATTCATCTGGTAAAGATCTTCTGAGGTGGGTTTCGAAGCAACCAGAGTGGAAGAGAATGTGGGGTCGAGACCATTTCTTGGTTACTGGTAGGATTTCTTGGGATTTCAGGAGGAAAACTGATAATGTTTCTGATTGGGGTAGCAAATTCAGGTTCCTACCAGAATCCATGAACATGACAATGCTATCAGTGGAATCAAGCTCATGGAAAAACGATTTTGCAATTCCTTATCCAACCTATTTCCACCCTTCAAATCACATTGAAGTTCTTCAATGGCAGACCAGGATGAGGAACCAAAATAGGCCTTACTTGTTCACCTTTGCTGGTGCTCCAAGACCGGAACTTGAAAAATCAATCAGGGGAAAGATTATCGAACAATGTCAAGCTTCAAGAGTTTGTAAATTCATTGATTGCAGTTCTGGTGGGAAAAACTGTGATAATCCAGTTAATGTTATGAGGGAATTTCAAAGCTCAGTTTATTGTTTGCAGCCTTCAGGGGATTCATACACCagaagatcaatttttgattcCATTCTTTCAGGTTGTATTCCTGTTTTTTTCCATCCTGGTAGTGCTTATTCACAGTATATATGGCATTTCCCAAAGAACCATACCAAGTATTCTGTGTTTATACCAGTTAAGGATGTGAAAGGTATGCCTGAAAGCATTGAGAAAATTTTGCTCGGAATTTCAAAAGATGAAGAAGTGGGTATGAGAGAGGAGGTGATAAGGTTAATACCCAAGATTGTATATTCAAATCCAAAGGCCAAATCAGAGAGCTTTGAAGATGCATTTGATATAGCAGTGAAGAGAATTCTTTATAGGGTGGAGGATGTTAGGAGGGTAATCAGAGAAGGTGGAGATCCTAGTCTTGGTTTTGCCGATGGGGATGATTACAAGTATACATTTCCTCAGAAAATAGGATAA
- the LOC107406337 gene encoding probable xyloglucan galactosyltransferase GT14 isoform X1: MEKPIMGKCSNEFWLASFVSFVLCFVLLCFDYTTLLGSADERVTFKVNQQENPLGIMKNKTNLGTQYHSFKDSVCSGRYIYIHDLPSRFNQDLLKNCKSLTRGTHSSMCPYLVNLGFGPEIDNSEGVLSNKSWFSTNQFMMEVIFHNKVMQYKCLTKNSTLASAIFVPFYAGLDASLYLWNPNITVRDSSGKDLLRWVSKQPEWKRMWGRDHFLVTGRISWDFRRKTDNVSDWGSKFRFLPESMNMTMLSVESSSWKNDFAIPYPTYFHPSNHIEVLQWQTRMRNQNRPYLFTFAGAPRPELEKSIRGKIIEQCQASRVCKFIDCSSGGKNCDNPVNVMREFQSSVYCLQPSGDSYTRRSIFDSILSGCIPVFFHPGSAYSQYIWHFPKNHTKYSVFIPVKDVKGMPESIEKILLGISKDEEVGMREEVIRLIPKIVYSNPKAKSESFEDAFDIAVKRILYRVEDVRRVIREGGDPSLGFADGDDYKYTFPQKIG; encoded by the coding sequence atggagaaaccCATCATGGGAAAATGCTCAAATGAATTCTGGTTAGCCTCCTTTGTCTCTTTCGTTTTGTGTTTCGTTTTGCTTTGCTTTGATTACACAACTTTATTGGGTAGTGCTGACGAAAGGGTCACTTTTAAAGTCAATCAACAAGAAAACCCACTTGGAATCATGAAGAACAAGACCAATCTAGGTACCCAATATCATAGTTTTAAAGATTCGGTTTGTTCTggtagatacatatatattcatgacCTTCCTAGCAGATTCAACCAAGATTTGCTCAAAAATTGTAAGTCTCTCACTAGAGGAACTCATAGTTCTATGTGTCCGTACCTAGTAAATCTGGGTTTTGGTCCTGAAATTGATAATTCTGAAGGGGTTTTATCAAACAAGAGCTGGTTTTCCACAAACCAATTCATGATGGAAGTGATTTTCCACAACAAAGTGATGCAGTACAAGTGTTTGACAAAAAACTCCACCTTAGCATCAGCCATTTTTGTACCATTTTATGCAGGACTAGATGCTAGTCTCTATCTTTGGAATCCCAACATTACAGTGAGAGATTCATCTGGTAAAGATCTTCTGAGGTGGGTTTCGAAGCAACCAGAGTGGAAGAGAATGTGGGGTCGAGACCATTTCTTGGTTACTGGTAGGATTTCTTGGGATTTCAGGAGGAAAACTGATAATGTTTCTGATTGGGGTAGCAAATTCAGGTTCCTACCAGAATCCATGAACATGACAATGCTATCAGTGGAATCAAGCTCATGGAAAAACGATTTTGCAATTCCTTATCCAACCTATTTCCACCCTTCAAATCACATTGAAGTTCTTCAATGGCAGACCAGGATGAGGAACCAAAATAGGCCTTACTTGTTCACCTTTGCTGGTGCTCCAAGACCGGAACTTGAAAAATCAATCAGGGGAAAGATTATCGAACAATGTCAAGCTTCAAGAGTTTGTAAATTCATTGATTGCAGTTCTGGTGGGAAAAACTGTGATAATCCAGTTAATGTTATGAGGGAATTTCAAAGCTCAGTTTATTGTTTGCAGCCTTCAGGGGATTCATACACCagaagatcaatttttgattcCATTCTTTCAGGTTGTATTCCTGTTTTTTTCCATCCTGGTAGTGCTTATTCACAGTATATATGGCATTTCCCAAAGAACCATACCAAGTATTCTGTGTTTATACCAGTTAAGGATGTGAAAGGTATGCCTGAAAGCATTGAGAAAATTTTGCTCGGAATTTCAAAAGATGAAGAAGTGGGTATGAGAGAGGAGGTGATAAGGTTAATACCCAAGATTGTATATTCAAATCCAAAGGCCAAATCAGAGAGCTTTGAAGATGCATTTGATATAGCAGTGAAGAGAATTCTTTATAGGGTGGAGGATGTTAGGAGGGTAATCAGAGAAGGTGGAGATCCTAGTCTTGGTTTTGCCGATGGGGATGATTACAAGTATACATTTCCTCAGAAAATAGGATAA